A region of Thermococcus piezophilus DNA encodes the following proteins:
- a CDS encoding DUF1850 domain-containing protein: MSRRTLSFFVIAMFIILFLPVKAVEISFDGGVHFYPPGSTIEITYIHSVERSTVVEVLVANTSGFYAVEMKWKDFGAGLPEDIQGTVGDYYVKHVSDYLGEDFSYWFIPLNHVNITVNGSPVLNSPEKALLVNFRIKRVPLILTLIGRW; this comes from the coding sequence TTGAGCCGCAGAACCCTTTCCTTTTTTGTTATCGCTATGTTCATCATTCTGTTCCTTCCGGTAAAGGCCGTTGAGATAAGTTTTGATGGTGGTGTCCACTTTTATCCCCCCGGTTCAACGATTGAGATAACCTACATTCACAGCGTTGAACGTAGCACTGTTGTGGAGGTGCTCGTGGCAAACACGAGCGGGTTTTACGCCGTCGAAATGAAGTGGAAAGACTTCGGAGCAGGTCTCCCCGAGGACATTCAAGGAACTGTGGGGGACTATTACGTTAAGCACGTCAGCGATTACCTAGGAGAGGACTTCAGCTACTGGTTCATCCCGCTGAACCATGTGAACATAACCGTAAACGGGTCCCCCGTTCTCAACAGCCCTGAAAAGGCACTGTTGGTTAATTTTAGGATTAAGCGAGTTCCCCTGATTCTGACTCTAATAGGGAGGTGGTGA
- a CDS encoding TRAP transporter permease produces the protein MGEGLQGMDRMEYEEVVIERTRTLPPRLELVVKIAAILIGLYEILFIFNFNYTLYDLFSRLGLKLEFLRITFQPKQGEAFVLAMLMAITFLLYPIRKKEKYFKKVFAYDYVMGTVGVISMIYLFAVYQRYILMSTLNDTDVIFGLLAIIMVIEATRRVLGWVLPLIVTLFLVYGIYAINFDWVRFVQQLYFDEGIFGIPFFVMTIYVFAFIFFGAFLLRIGVSDYITEFMISLFGKRPGGPAKSAVISSALMGTVSGSSVANVLTTGTFTIPLMKKAGYPPEIAGAVEPVASTGGQLMPPIMGAAAFIMAEFLNLPYNKIIIAAVLPALVYYGGVYLFIDLETKRLGLKGMATNHFKTMTYFLRKLYILLPIIVITVALVWGIAPQIAAISSLGVAIWVAWISRDEIYGNEKLYVAVAIIATLLMFLGKDIGTQTAMMLLAMFIVLVVLGVMKKGVAFNEKFYITAMFLLFIALAKYLGMTKEQIVLMTGVFGIVFSILVGYRSSHDSGRMMYRATYEAMIDAGKTSVSVMLAAASAGLIQGVLTMTGELTNIGYRLISLTGGHLWLLLMLTMVFSLILGMGVPTTANYIITSLVAAPAIYMLVRSIEPYNQPVPGYTVLIAMLSAHFFVFYFGILADVTPPVALASYAGSAIAGGDFWKTAMNAVKYALAGYIGPYIYFTHPEMFLITVAEWNLMMVLRVAYYLAATLFVMYLLAIALTGFYSTNLKKWIRAVFGVIGLAGVTLNPIVIGAGVVAWLGLKLYGKKHCPGPEPL, from the coding sequence ATGGGAGAAGGTCTTCAAGGAATGGACAGGATGGAGTATGAGGAGGTAGTTATAGAACGGACGAGAACCCTTCCGCCCAGGCTGGAGCTGGTCGTTAAGATTGCTGCGATACTTATAGGCCTTTACGAAATCCTGTTCATATTCAACTTCAACTACACACTCTACGATCTCTTCTCCAGACTGGGCCTTAAGTTAGAATTCCTCAGGATTACCTTCCAGCCGAAGCAAGGGGAAGCATTTGTTCTGGCCATGCTCATGGCTATAACCTTCTTGCTCTACCCGATTCGGAAGAAGGAGAAGTATTTCAAGAAGGTTTTTGCCTACGACTATGTCATGGGTACCGTTGGAGTAATCTCGATGATATACCTGTTCGCGGTCTACCAGCGTTACATACTGATGTCGACCCTTAACGACACTGATGTCATCTTTGGACTCCTGGCCATAATAATGGTTATTGAGGCAACGAGACGCGTTCTCGGCTGGGTTCTGCCCCTGATAGTAACTCTTTTCCTCGTCTACGGGATCTACGCAATAAACTTCGACTGGGTGCGCTTTGTCCAGCAGCTTTACTTCGACGAGGGAATCTTCGGAATTCCGTTCTTCGTTATGACCATCTACGTCTTTGCCTTCATATTCTTTGGTGCGTTCCTGCTGAGGATAGGCGTCAGCGACTACATAACCGAGTTCATGATAAGCCTCTTCGGAAAGAGGCCAGGTGGTCCAGCCAAATCCGCAGTCATCTCAAGCGCCCTCATGGGAACTGTCAGCGGTTCTAGCGTCGCAAACGTCCTGACGACAGGAACGTTCACCATTCCGCTGATGAAGAAGGCGGGCTATCCACCTGAGATAGCTGGTGCCGTGGAGCCAGTGGCATCAACGGGCGGTCAGCTCATGCCTCCAATCATGGGAGCGGCGGCCTTCATCATGGCGGAGTTCCTCAACCTACCGTATAACAAGATCATCATAGCTGCCGTTTTGCCTGCCCTCGTTTACTACGGCGGTGTCTACCTCTTCATTGACCTTGAGACCAAGAGGCTTGGCCTTAAGGGCATGGCGACTAACCACTTCAAGACGATGACTTACTTCCTCAGGAAGCTCTACATTCTTCTGCCAATAATCGTCATCACGGTGGCACTTGTCTGGGGAATAGCGCCTCAAATAGCAGCTATATCATCCCTCGGCGTAGCTATATGGGTCGCGTGGATTTCGAGGGATGAGATTTACGGAAACGAGAAGCTCTACGTTGCCGTAGCCATCATTGCCACCCTGCTAATGTTCCTCGGCAAAGACATCGGTACACAGACCGCGATGATGCTATTGGCGATGTTCATTGTTCTCGTGGTTCTCGGCGTGATGAAGAAGGGCGTTGCCTTCAACGAGAAGTTTTACATAACCGCGATGTTCCTGCTTTTCATAGCCCTCGCCAAGTACCTTGGCATGACCAAAGAGCAGATAGTCCTCATGACGGGCGTCTTCGGAATAGTCTTCTCAATCCTTGTCGGCTACCGCTCATCCCACGACAGTGGCAGGATGATGTACCGCGCCACTTACGAGGCCATGATAGACGCAGGAAAAACTAGCGTCAGCGTTATGCTAGCCGCCGCCAGCGCTGGCCTCATCCAGGGCGTTCTTACCATGACCGGCGAGCTCACCAACATAGGCTACCGCCTCATATCCCTCACGGGAGGACACCTCTGGCTGCTCCTCATGTTGACCATGGTGTTCAGCCTCATCCTCGGTATGGGCGTCCCGACGACGGCAAACTATATCATAACCTCTCTCGTTGCTGCACCTGCAATATACATGCTCGTCAGGAGCATAGAGCCCTACAACCAGCCGGTTCCAGGCTACACAGTGCTCATAGCAATGCTCTCGGCCCACTTCTTCGTGTTCTATTTCGGAATCTTGGCGGACGTTACCCCACCAGTGGCGCTTGCGAGCTACGCTGGTTCTGCAATAGCTGGCGGGGACTTTTGGAAGACGGCGATGAACGCGGTGAAGTACGCTTTGGCGGGTTACATAGGGCCGTACATATACTTCACTCACCCAGAGATGTTTCTCATAACCGTGGCCGAGTGGAATCTCATGATGGTGCTCAGAGTAGCATATTATCTGGCGGCGACCCTGTTCGTGATGTACCTGCTGGCGATAGCCTTAACGGGGTTCTACAGCACCAACCTGAAGAAGTGGATCAGGGCTGTCTTTGGGGTCATTGGGCTGGCGGGAGTAACGCTAAACCCCATAGTCATCGGGGCCGGTGTGGTGGCTTGGCTCGGCCTGAAGCTTTATGGAAAAAAGCACTGTCCGGGGCCTGAGCCCCTTTAG
- a CDS encoding RNA ligase partner protein, whose protein sequence is MRFVLDTSIFVNPEIRRKFGDNPTEAMRTFLDYAERLFGRVEFYMPPGIYREVMHFVDEEELLPEIELYIIKKPPNVHDIKIPAFVVYELIDDIRRRIDKGLRVAEKAVRESVIETDNVDRIIQKLRRNYRKALREGIVDSKEDFELILLAKELDATIVSADVGILTWAQKMGIKWIDAANFREVLEGLVAKLGEEKNL, encoded by the coding sequence ATGAGATTCGTGCTCGATACGAGCATCTTCGTCAATCCTGAGATAAGGCGCAAGTTCGGGGACAACCCAACCGAGGCTATGAGGACTTTCCTTGACTATGCCGAGAGGCTCTTCGGCAGGGTGGAGTTCTACATGCCCCCTGGAATCTACCGCGAGGTTATGCACTTTGTTGATGAGGAAGAGCTTTTGCCTGAAATTGAGCTTTACATCATAAAGAAGCCGCCCAACGTGCACGACATCAAAATCCCCGCCTTCGTCGTTTACGAGCTGATTGATGATATAAGGAGAAGAATAGACAAAGGCCTCCGCGTTGCGGAGAAGGCCGTCCGCGAGAGCGTCATAGAGACCGATAACGTGGACAGAATAATCCAGAAGCTGAGGCGGAACTACCGCAAAGCTCTTCGTGAGGGCATAGTGGACAGTAAGGAGGACTTTGAGCTGATTCTCCTTGCAAAAGAGCTCGATGCAACGATAGTATCAGCCGACGTTGGAATATTAACGTGGGCCCAGAAGATGGGCATAAAGTGGATAGATGCTGCTAACTTCAGGGAGGTCCTGGAAGGCCTCGTGGCGAAGCTGGGTGAAGAGAAAAATTTATAA
- the topA gene encoding DNA topoisomerase I gives MVTLIIAEKPNVARKIAYALAEGKPIRKIIGKVAYYEFTRDGKKVIVAPAVGHLFSLAPKQKTYGYPVFDIEWVPVYVAEKGKSYAKDYIKALAKLAKQADEFIVACDYDTEGEVIGYTALKYACGVDPSKAKRMKFSALTKKDLLKAWYNLEPTINFGMADAGIARHVLDWYWGVNLSRALTSAIKRASGKWMVLSTGRVQGPTLKFLVDREKEIQNFKPTPYWVIKMLLEKNGEKYTATYEKERILDEDEAKRIVEEAKRGPAFVEKVAVRQQRRHPPVPFDLGTLQREAYSVFGYSPKKTLEIAQKLYEKGLQSYPRTSSQKLPKNLNFRSIIQNIAKLPEYKPFAHELLGKENFKPVEGKKDDPAHPAIYPTGELPKPGELMKDEQNIYDLVVRRFLALFMEPAVRETMNVIITSNNHRFILGGARTVKEGWLKVYGKYVKFDEVILPSFKEGEPVKVIQIKREKKKTKPPARYSPAAVIKRMEDLGIGTKATRAQILETLYARGYIEGKKKIKVTPLGMRVVEALERNVPDIVSVELTRAFEEKMEEIMAGKARKDEVIEESKEQLVKILQEFREKEMDIGKALLETTGTGVTTGKESTKRSGAVKELSEAEEREAKKAVEKEEKKPLVVGKCPKCGGDLVVRYNRKTGKRFVGCSNWPKCNVTYPLLQRGEIIPTNKTCCNGAPVVKIREKGREYEICLDMNCKDWRYKKEKK, from the coding sequence ATGGTCACGCTCATTATCGCCGAGAAGCCAAACGTCGCCAGGAAGATCGCCTACGCTTTGGCAGAGGGTAAACCGATCCGGAAGATTATAGGGAAGGTGGCCTACTACGAGTTCACCCGGGATGGGAAGAAAGTAATCGTCGCTCCGGCAGTCGGCCACCTCTTCTCCCTCGCCCCAAAGCAGAAGACCTACGGCTATCCGGTCTTTGACATAGAGTGGGTGCCTGTTTACGTGGCCGAGAAGGGGAAGAGCTACGCGAAAGACTACATAAAGGCCCTGGCGAAGCTCGCCAAGCAGGCGGACGAGTTTATTGTAGCTTGCGACTACGACACCGAGGGAGAGGTTATAGGCTATACTGCCCTCAAGTACGCCTGCGGTGTTGATCCCTCAAAGGCCAAGCGCATGAAGTTCTCGGCGTTGACGAAGAAAGACCTCCTCAAGGCCTGGTACAACCTCGAGCCGACGATAAACTTCGGCATGGCCGATGCTGGAATAGCGAGGCATGTTTTAGATTGGTACTGGGGCGTGAACCTATCGCGTGCCTTAACTTCGGCCATAAAACGCGCGAGCGGCAAGTGGATGGTTCTTTCGACGGGCCGCGTTCAGGGCCCTACGCTCAAGTTCCTCGTCGATAGGGAGAAGGAAATCCAGAACTTCAAGCCCACTCCGTACTGGGTCATAAAAATGCTCCTCGAGAAGAACGGGGAGAAATACACTGCAACATACGAAAAGGAGCGCATCCTCGACGAAGATGAGGCGAAGCGCATAGTTGAGGAGGCCAAAAGGGGGCCTGCCTTCGTGGAAAAGGTAGCGGTGAGACAGCAGAGGAGACACCCGCCAGTTCCCTTTGACCTCGGAACTCTCCAGAGGGAGGCCTATTCTGTCTTCGGCTACTCTCCCAAGAAAACTTTAGAGATCGCGCAGAAGCTTTATGAGAAAGGTTTACAATCGTATCCCCGTACCTCCTCACAAAAGCTCCCCAAGAACCTTAACTTCCGCTCGATTATCCAGAACATAGCCAAGCTCCCGGAGTACAAACCCTTCGCCCACGAGCTCCTCGGGAAGGAGAACTTCAAGCCTGTCGAAGGAAAAAAGGATGACCCGGCTCACCCAGCCATCTATCCGACGGGCGAACTTCCAAAGCCTGGCGAGCTGATGAAGGACGAGCAGAACATCTATGACCTGGTAGTCAGGCGTTTTCTGGCCCTCTTTATGGAACCGGCCGTAAGGGAGACGATGAATGTCATCATCACCTCCAACAACCACCGCTTCATCCTGGGCGGTGCGAGGACCGTAAAGGAGGGCTGGCTCAAGGTTTACGGGAAGTATGTCAAGTTCGACGAAGTTATCCTGCCCTCCTTTAAGGAGGGCGAGCCTGTTAAAGTCATCCAGATAAAGCGCGAGAAGAAGAAAACGAAGCCTCCGGCGAGATATTCTCCCGCAGCCGTGATCAAGAGGATGGAGGACCTGGGCATAGGAACGAAAGCCACGCGCGCCCAGATACTCGAAACGCTCTACGCGAGGGGCTACATTGAGGGTAAGAAGAAGATAAAGGTCACCCCTCTCGGCATGCGCGTTGTCGAGGCCTTGGAGCGGAACGTTCCTGACATAGTCAGCGTCGAGCTGACGAGGGCCTTTGAGGAGAAGATGGAGGAGATAATGGCCGGCAAGGCCAGAAAGGATGAGGTCATTGAGGAGAGCAAGGAGCAGCTCGTCAAAATCCTCCAGGAGTTCAGGGAGAAGGAGATGGACATAGGGAAGGCCCTGCTTGAGACCACTGGAACGGGAGTGACCACAGGCAAAGAAAGCACCAAGCGCTCTGGGGCCGTGAAGGAGCTTAGTGAGGCCGAGGAGAGGGAAGCCAAGAAGGCAGTGGAAAAAGAAGAGAAAAAGCCCCTTGTAGTCGGCAAGTGCCCCAAGTGCGGCGGCGATCTGGTCGTCAGGTACAACAGAAAGACTGGAAAGCGCTTCGTTGGCTGCTCCAACTGGCCGAAGTGCAACGTTACCTACCCCCTCCTTCAGCGCGGCGAGATAATACCCACGAACAAGACCTGCTGCAACGGTGCTCCAGTGGTCAAAATCCGAGAGAAGGGAAGGGAATACGAAATCTGCCTTGACATGAACTGCAAGGATTGGAGATATAAGAAGGAAAAGAAGTGA
- a CDS encoding geranylgeranyl reductase family protein: MKYDVVVVGAGIAGPIVARNVAKAGFSVLLIDKKSAIGTPKQCAEGISKTVFEKYDIPYDRRFINREIYGAKLYSPSGYELELRYKEVSGVILERKVFDKMLAYYAAKAGADVLARTEAMDVIRKDGKIEGIKAKHEDEPVEIYADIIVAADGVESMVARWAGINTYTPPHEFDSSYEYEMLIEGFDPDIIHLWFGNEIAPRGYVWVFPKDEDRANVGIGINSDNPQTAKYYLNKWLKENNIPAKKLLEVNVGVVPVGGFVKELAKDNVVVVGDAARQVNPMHGGGMAEAMEAGTIAAKWVVKALEEENLELLKNYTTEWWETDGKRLERVLKVRRVTEKLTDEDLDLFIQLLSGADAEKIAGGDYVEIIKALLKHPKVLMSKRRLSLLKELL, translated from the coding sequence ATGAAGTACGATGTAGTAGTTGTCGGCGCAGGAATCGCCGGCCCAATCGTCGCGAGAAACGTTGCTAAAGCCGGCTTTTCCGTTCTGCTCATCGATAAGAAGTCCGCGATAGGCACTCCAAAGCAGTGCGCCGAAGGAATAAGCAAGACGGTCTTTGAGAAATACGACATACCCTACGACAGACGCTTCATCAACCGCGAAATTTACGGTGCTAAACTCTACTCCCCAAGCGGCTATGAGCTCGAGCTCAGATACAAGGAAGTCAGTGGTGTAATCCTCGAGAGGAAGGTCTTTGACAAAATGCTTGCTTATTACGCCGCCAAAGCTGGGGCCGACGTTCTGGCCAGAACCGAGGCAATGGACGTCATAAGGAAGGACGGAAAGATAGAGGGAATAAAGGCCAAGCACGAGGACGAGCCCGTTGAGATTTACGCCGATATAATCGTTGCGGCCGACGGCGTTGAGAGCATGGTCGCCAGGTGGGCAGGCATAAACACCTACACCCCACCACACGAGTTCGACTCAAGCTATGAGTACGAGATGCTCATCGAAGGCTTTGACCCCGACATAATCCACCTCTGGTTCGGCAACGAGATAGCTCCCCGTGGTTACGTCTGGGTCTTCCCCAAGGATGAGGACAGGGCTAACGTCGGAATAGGTATAAACTCCGACAATCCCCAGACTGCCAAGTACTATCTCAACAAGTGGCTGAAGGAGAACAATATCCCCGCCAAAAAGCTCCTGGAGGTAAACGTCGGCGTCGTTCCGGTTGGCGGCTTCGTGAAGGAGCTGGCCAAGGACAACGTCGTCGTTGTGGGTGATGCCGCCAGGCAGGTCAACCCGATGCACGGTGGCGGAATGGCGGAGGCCATGGAAGCTGGCACGATAGCAGCAAAGTGGGTAGTGAAGGCACTCGAGGAAGAAAACCTGGAGCTGCTCAAGAACTACACAACTGAGTGGTGGGAGACCGACGGAAAGAGGCTTGAGAGGGTTCTGAAGGTCAGGCGCGTTACTGAGAAACTCACCGATGAGGATCTCGACCTCTTCATCCAGCTGCTCAGTGGCGCGGATGCCGAAAAGATAGCGGGCGGAGACTACGTCGAGATCATCAAGGCCCTCCTCAAGCACCCCAAGGTGCTTATGAGCAAGAGGAGGCTGAGCCTCCTGAAGGAGCTTCTCTGA
- a CDS encoding DUF362 domain-containing protein yields the protein MPEKIKIVVNEDRCYLCGGCAGVCPALAIKVSSTKWEFFQEKCISCRICINACPVGALTAKPLGVSE from the coding sequence ATGCCGGAGAAGATTAAAATCGTTGTGAACGAAGACAGGTGCTACCTCTGTGGCGGATGTGCTGGCGTTTGTCCGGCACTGGCCATAAAGGTCAGTTCAACGAAGTGGGAGTTCTTCCAGGAGAAGTGCATATCCTGCCGCATATGCATCAACGCCTGTCCCGTTGGAGCCTTAACCGCTAAACCCTTGGGGGTGTCCGAATGA
- the surR gene encoding sulfur metabolism transcriptional regulator SurR, whose protein sequence is MTEPDIFYILGNKVRRDLLSHLTCTECYFSFLSSKVSVSSTAVAKHLKIMEREGILKSYEREGPFIGPARKYYDIAISRTYVTTVTPNLFWYKGLDLGTPSIDKVEIDLTCIPPEHESLPGMVDSFLELRKELEKVLKALQAIESGRDKLMKGIKERYLKEIGDMTQLAILHYLLLNDEATIEELSDRLNLKEREVLVKAQELDRFIPLRIKDGVIKLDEEKLKQKLGGGEDAGED, encoded by the coding sequence ATGACTGAACCAGATATCTTTTACATATTGGGGAACAAGGTGAGGCGCGATCTGCTCAGTCACCTCACCTGTACCGAATGTTACTTTAGCTTTCTCAGCAGTAAAGTCAGCGTCTCTTCGACGGCTGTTGCCAAACACCTTAAAATAATGGAACGCGAAGGCATTCTCAAGTCTTATGAAAGGGAAGGGCCGTTCATTGGTCCCGCTAGAAAGTACTACGACATAGCCATCTCCAGAACTTACGTTACCACTGTAACCCCCAACCTATTCTGGTACAAAGGGCTCGATCTCGGAACACCTTCCATCGATAAGGTGGAGATAGACCTCACCTGTATACCCCCCGAGCACGAGAGTCTCCCAGGCATGGTTGATTCGTTCCTCGAGCTCAGGAAAGAGCTTGAAAAGGTTCTTAAAGCCCTCCAGGCGATTGAGAGCGGAAGGGACAAACTGATGAAGGGGATAAAGGAGCGCTATCTCAAAGAGATAGGCGACATGACCCAGCTCGCTATTCTGCACTACCTGCTCCTTAACGATGAAGCGACCATTGAGGAGCTGAGCGACAGGTTGAACCTCAAGGAGAGGGAAGTCCTCGTAAAGGCCCAAGAACTTGACAGATTCATACCATTAAGGATAAAAGACGGGGTCATCAAACTCGATGAAGAAAAGCTGAAACAAAAGCTCGGCGGTGGAGAAGATGCCGGAGAAGATTAA
- the pdo gene encoding protein disulfide oxidoreductase: protein MGLISDGDKKVIREEFFSKMTNPVKIIGFIGKDHCQYCDQLKQLVQELSELSDKLSYEFYDFDSEEGRKLAEQYSIDRAPAITITQDGKDMGVRFFGLPAGHEFGAFLEDIVDVSNAQTDLMPDTKEELAKVDRNVRILVFVTPTCPYCPLAVRMAHKFAIENTNAGKDKIRGDMVEAIEYPEWADQYSVMAVPKIVIQVDGEDKVQFEGAYPEKMFMEKLLAALD from the coding sequence ATGGGATTGATTAGCGATGGAGATAAGAAGGTCATCAGGGAGGAGTTCTTCTCCAAGATGACGAACCCAGTCAAGATTATCGGATTCATCGGCAAGGATCACTGCCAGTACTGTGACCAGCTGAAGCAGCTCGTCCAGGAACTCTCGGAGCTCAGCGACAAGCTCAGCTACGAGTTCTACGACTTCGACAGCGAGGAGGGCAGGAAGCTCGCCGAGCAGTACAGCATCGACCGCGCCCCGGCTATTACCATAACCCAGGACGGCAAGGACATGGGCGTCAGGTTCTTTGGCCTTCCAGCCGGCCACGAGTTCGGTGCCTTCCTTGAGGACATCGTCGATGTCAGCAACGCCCAGACCGACCTCATGCCAGATACGAAGGAGGAGCTTGCCAAGGTCGACAGGAACGTCAGGATACTCGTCTTCGTCACCCCAACCTGCCCGTACTGCCCGCTCGCGGTCAGGATGGCCCACAAGTTCGCCATCGAGAACACCAACGCCGGCAAGGACAAGATAAGGGGCGACATGGTTGAGGCCATCGAGTATCCGGAGTGGGCTGACCAGTACAGCGTCATGGCCGTCCCGAAGATCGTCATCCAGGTGGACGGCGAGGACAAGGTTCAGTTCGAGGGAGCTTACCCGGAGAAGATGTTCATGGAGAAGCTTTTGGCTGCCCTCGATTGA
- the cas2 gene encoding CRISPR-associated endonuclease Cas2 — translation MYVVIVYDVAVERVNKVKKFLRRHLHWVQNSVFEGEVTLAEFERIKAGLLDLIDEDEDSVVIYKLRSMPKREVLGMEKNPLEDII, via the coding sequence ATGTACGTGGTCATCGTCTACGATGTGGCCGTTGAACGGGTGAACAAAGTCAAGAAGTTCCTACGTCGGCATCTCCACTGGGTTCAGAACAGTGTCTTCGAGGGTGAGGTAACCCTAGCCGAGTTCGAGCGCATAAAAGCCGGTCTGCTCGATCTGATTGATGAAGACGAAGACTCTGTGGTCATTTACAAGCTCCGTTCGATGCCAAAAAGGGAAGTGCTGGGAATGGAAAAGAACCCTCTGGAGGACATCATTTAG
- the cas1b gene encoding type I-B CRISPR-associated endonuclease Cas1b, translating to MRKRSITLLSDGTLFRKENTLYFESGGEKKPFAVEGIYDIYIYGHVNITSQALHFLAQKGIAVHFFNHYGYYDGSFYPKEKLHSGDLVIRQAEHYLNEEKRLKLAKLFVIGSARNMERNLKRWKVGEDFPELLAELLEELEEARKITDVMNVEARIRQEYYARWDEHLPDGFKIVKRTRRPPQNEMNALINFLNSRLYATIVSELYNTQLVPTVSYLHEPGERRFSLALDLSEIFKPAIVDRIANRLVKQGIIRKEHFREELNGILLTKEGMRKAVEVYNKEMKTSVRHPKLKKNVTKQRLIRLEAYKLIRHLVGSQEYEPLVAWF from the coding sequence ATGAGAAAGCGCTCCATTACCCTGCTCTCCGATGGGACCCTCTTCCGGAAGGAGAACACCCTTTACTTTGAGAGCGGGGGCGAGAAAAAGCCCTTCGCCGTTGAGGGCATCTACGACATCTACATCTACGGCCACGTGAACATAACATCCCAGGCTCTGCATTTCCTCGCTCAGAAAGGAATAGCCGTCCACTTCTTCAACCACTACGGCTACTACGACGGGAGCTTTTACCCGAAGGAGAAGCTTCACTCGGGCGACCTGGTTATCAGACAGGCCGAACACTACCTCAACGAGGAGAAAAGGCTTAAGCTGGCGAAGCTCTTCGTCATCGGCAGTGCCAGGAACATGGAGCGCAACCTGAAGCGCTGGAAGGTCGGGGAGGACTTCCCCGAGTTGCTGGCTGAACTCTTGGAGGAGCTGGAAGAGGCCAGGAAGATAACCGATGTCATGAACGTCGAGGCGAGGATAAGGCAGGAGTACTACGCCCGCTGGGACGAACACCTACCCGATGGCTTCAAAATAGTGAAGCGCACGAGGAGGCCGCCTCAGAACGAGATGAACGCACTGATAAACTTCCTGAACTCAAGGCTCTACGCGACTATAGTGAGCGAGCTCTATAACACCCAGTTAGTTCCAACCGTAAGCTACCTTCATGAACCTGGAGAGCGCCGCTTCTCACTGGCACTCGACCTGAGCGAGATATTCAAACCGGCGATAGTTGACAGAATAGCCAACCGTCTCGTCAAGCAGGGAATCATCAGAAAGGAACACTTCCGGGAGGAGCTGAACGGCATCCTGCTCACCAAGGAGGGCATGAGGAAGGCCGTGGAGGTTTACAACAAGGAGATGAAAACGAGCGTGAGGCATCCGAAGCTGAAGAAGAACGTAACAAAGCAGCGTTTGATCAGGCTCGAGGCGTACAAGCTGATAAGACATCTCGTTGGAAGCCAAGAGTATGAGCCACTGGTAGCGTGGTTCTGA
- a CDS encoding PIN domain-containing protein, protein MVHSALVLQEYLWFFKKEKKPLQTAKEMIERYVSDPRFRGLEMSHEIIMQALKILWDYNRSLSHINDAIILSHAVLKEFPLATFDIKLRKLAQNGGVKVLPADKG, encoded by the coding sequence ATGGTACATTCCGCGCTTGTACTCCAGGAGTATCTCTGGTTCTTCAAGAAGGAGAAGAAGCCCCTTCAGACCGCCAAGGAAATGATCGAACGGTACGTTTCTGACCCAAGATTCCGGGGCCTGGAGATGAGCCACGAAATCATAATGCAAGCCCTCAAGATACTTTGGGACTACAACCGCTCCTTAAGCCATATCAACGATGCTATAATTCTTTCCCATGCTGTTTTAAAGGAGTTTCCACTCGCCACTTTTGATATCAAACTAAGAAAGCTGGCCCAAAATGGTGGTGTCAAAGTTTTACCTGCAGACAAAGGGTGA
- a CDS encoding AbrB/MazE/SpoVT family DNA-binding domain-containing protein, with amino-acid sequence MPVTKVTRNYQITLPTEVRKALGIKEGELLEVELEGERIVIKRFKRERQILKLGRPITPEEIEKAIEEGMEECMQ; translated from the coding sequence ATGCCGGTGACTAAAGTGACCCGAAACTACCAGATAACGCTTCCCACGGAGGTTAGGAAGGCGCTTGGGATTAAGGAGGGAGAGTTGCTTGAGGTGGAGCTCGAAGGAGAGAGGATAGTGATAAAACGCTTCAAAAGAGAACGCCAGATCCTCAAACTCGGCAGACCGATCACCCCAGAGGAAATCGAAAAAGCCATCGAGGAGGGCATGGAGGAATGCATGCAGTGA